A region of Micromonas commoda chromosome 4, complete sequence DNA encodes the following proteins:
- a CDS encoding H+-or Na+-translocating f-type, v-type and A-type ATPase superfamily (protons (vacuolar)), producing MESQDGIQRLLAAEQEAQAIVNAARQEKTARLRQAKEEAEAEVAAYRAQREAVYQEKLSKVNTDPARSPSSAQISRQSGDKSAIGAQLAQDADSQVKTIREQCKANEGVVTAMLKAKVTEV from the exons ATGGAATCTCAGGACGGGATCCAgaggctcctcgccgccgagcaggagGCACAGGCAATCGTGAACGCCGCTCGTCAGG AGAAGACAGCGAGGCTGAGgcaggccaaggaggaggcggaggcggaagTCGCGGCCTACAGGGCACAGAGGGAGGCGGTGTACCAGGAAAAACTCTCGAAGGTGAACACGGACCCGGCGAGATCCCCGTCTTCCGCCCAGATCTCTCGG CAAAGCGGAGATAAgagcgcgatcggcgcgcagCTGGCGCAGGATGCCGATTCACAGGTGAAGACCATCCGTGAGCAGTGCAAGGCGAACGAGGGCGTGGTGACCGCGATGCTTAAGGCGAAGGTCACCGAGGTGTAG
- a CDS encoding predicted protein: MPHDFPRGRSPPVSRPSPSTQVLSGSKSQFAAGQLTSKFQKMAVAAPVKAAKVNTTVESIQGKSGRKCMLTGKKANNGWTVSFSHIRNKKLQGVNLQYKRVYWPEKQRYVRLRISTSAMKSINKIGLEAMAKRAGLDLESLAYSDASAERREWLVENGAEPQRKNKRAPKGPKPVYIPKWKEAQMKRKGMNVEAETKRFAERWGMTVA; the protein is encoded by the exons ATGCCGCACGATTTTCCGCGTGGTCGCTCACCTCCCGTGTCCCGTCCCTCCCCCTCGACTCAGGTGCTCTCCGGCTCCAAGAGCCAGTTCGCCGCCGGCCAACTCACTTCTAAGTTTCAGAAgatggccgtcgccgcgcccgtgaaGGCCGCCAAGGTCAACACCACCGTCGAGA GCATCCAGGGCAAGTCCGGCCGCAAGTGCATGCTCACCGGCAAGAAGGCCAACAACGGCTGGACCGTGTCCTTCTCGCACATCCGCAACAAGAAGCTCCAGGGTGTCAACCTCCAGTACAAGCGCGTGTACTGGCCCGAGAAGCAGCGCTACGTCCGCCTGCGCATCTCGACTTCCGCGATGAAGTCCATCAACAAGATCGGTCTGGAGGCCATGGCCAAgcgcgcgggcctcgacCTGGAGTCCCTCGCCTActccgacgcctccgcggagcGCAGGGAGTGGCTCGTGGagaacggcgccgagcctCAGCGGAAGAACAAGCGCGCGCCCAAGGGTCCCAAGCCGGTTTACATCCCCAAGTGGAAGGAAGCGCAGATGAAGAGGAAGGGCATgaacgtcgaggcggagaccAAGAGGTTCGCCGAGCGCTGGGGCATGACCGTCGCGTAA
- a CDS encoding protein arginine methyltransferase (Predicted protein arginine N-methyltransferase similar to human PRMT7. ChromDB ID: PRMT20101): MALNFAVAAAELDAPKKTLPALRDRCRLDAYAAAAVRVFETVGDEPALAVANGAGGVLAMTTAAAGFGTVFAVDRSRFHYRMAKQCIRENPRVQPSIVMIDQKLEMCKVVPNPKAADSCEDSSTSKKKEANVTERCKVVITDLMDHSCLGFGLLSAIDHVGTNLAAPDAVCVPGRVVVRAALLSLRTETVSGFDLRSLNQYRWHPQAAKFLNLADEPHDVLSEHFEVADIDLTARLRAAAARGDTNEGNDKDKDKDKDKEKFGGAAAFESDVKIEVKPLKDGVWNAVAFWFELDMGGNQWLRSATPPAVGGDGSGSDRFDRFVSDAESWGVAVQYLDELPVGKNGPPVTVRVRRDAGQILFTSDPPPTRPRHSNIPQWHYDMLNDAGRNDAYEAAIVAAVNRRKKSGGKIDALDAGSGSGLLAMMAARAGADFVAAVEKTPSMVDAGEENVCMNGLAHKVLCLNRDVRRVFTKESRGLQPVPGEAAEGGGGLIKTDGSVPELDRKVDLMVYEVFDSGLIGEGALHILANARYRLLRPDTTLVPASATVFAQPIEYRISTVTCGDLGAFEMKQSNRWRWRDTYEGHNLERCKGDWRPLGEPFRVFDFDFAQIGPETLTPGHVAKDVAVTDPGVFNAIAFWFELRLDENNVLSTSPHDGTKGQTWQQAVQWVEEMSVQVGDVLPLVASHDTYAITFAVDDARFPQRGMRRTGVPLYDPSWGVQHERVKAVNHRMAPTLVQNPVEYRTMAETAVAAGARPHDLGLDAESGSDFCLRMMG; this comes from the coding sequence ATGGCTCTCaacttcgccgtcgccgccgcggagctcgacgcgccgaaGAAGACGCTGCCGGCGCTGAGGGATCGGTGCCGTCtggacgcgtacgcggcggcggcggttcgtgTCTTCGAAACGGTCGGAGATGaaccggcgctcgcggtggccaaCGGAGCCGGCGGGGTGCTCGCGATGAcgacagccgccgcgggattCGGCACCGTGTTCGCGGTCGATCGAAGCAGGTTCCACTACCGCATGGCCAAGCAGTGCATAAGGGagaacccgcgcgtccaaCCCTCCATCGTCATGATCGACCAGAAGCTGGAGATGTGCAAGGTGGTTCCTAACCCTAAAGCCGCGGACTCTTGCGAGgactcgtccacgtcgaagAAAAAGGAGGCGAACGTCACCGAGCGATGCAAGGTGGTGATCACCGATCTGATGGACCACTCGTGCCTCGGCTTCGGCCTCCTGTCTGCCATCGACCACGTCGGTACGAACCTCGCGGCACCGGACGCGGTGTGCGTCCCGGGCCGCGTGgtggttcgcgcggcgctgctctcGTTGCGGACCGAGACGGTGAGCGGTTTCGACCTCCGGAGCCTGAACCAGTACCGGTGGCACCCGCAGGCGGCGAAATTCCTcaacctcgcggacgagcccCACGACGTGCTCTCCGAACACTTCGAAGTCGCCGACATCGACCTCACCGCGCGGttgcgagcggcggcggcgcgaggggacACGAACGAGGGGAACGACAAGGACAAGGACAAGGACAAGGACAAGGAGAaattcggcggcgccgccgcgtttgaGTCGGACGTTAAGATCGAGGTGAAGCCGCTCAAGGACGGGGTGTGGAACGCGGTGGCGTTTTGGTTCGAGCTGGACATGGGCGGGAACCAATGGCTccggtcggcgacgcccccggcggtCGGTGGTGACGGTTCGGGCTCCGACCGTTTCGACCGTTTCGTGTCCGACGCCGAGTCGTGGGGCGTGGCTGTGCAGTACCTGGACGAGCTCCCCGTCGGGAAAAACGGCCCGCCCGTgaccgttcgcgtccgccgcgacgccggccaGATCTTGTTCACGTCCGACCCGCCCCCGACCCGCCCTCGGCACAGTAACATACCCCAGTGGCACTACGACATGCTCAACGACGCCGGCCGCAACGACGCGTACGAagccgccatcgtcgccgccgtgaacCGGCGTAAGAAAAGCGGCGGTAAaatcgacgcgctcgacgccgggagCGGTTCCGGTCTGCTCGCGATGAtggccgcgcgggcgggcgcggactttgtcgccgcggtcgagaaGACACCGTCgatggtggacgcgggcgaggagaacGTGTGCATGAACGGGCTGGCGCACAAGGTCCTGTGCCTCAACAGGGACGTGAGGCGGGTCTTCACCAAGGAGTCGCGGGGGCTCCAGCCCGTgccgggcgaggcggcggagggcggcggcggcctcatCAAGACGGACGGATCCGTCCCGGAGCTGGATCGCAAGGTTGACCTGATGGTGTACGAGGTGTTCGACTCCGGGTTgatcggcgagggcgcgctgcACATCCTCGCCAACGCCCGGTACCGGCTGCTGAGGCCGGACACGACGCTGGTGCCGGCTTCGGCGACCGTCTTTGCGCAGCCCATCGAGTACAGGATATCGACCGTCACCTGCGGCGACCTGGGGGCGTTCGAGATGAAGCAGAGCAACcggtggcggtggagggACACGTACGAGGGTCACAACCTGGAGCGTTGCAAGGGGGACTGGCGTCCGCTCGGCGAGCCCTTCAGGGTTTTCGACTTTGACTTTGCGCAGATCGGGCCCGAGACGCTGACGCCGGGTCACGTCGCGAAGGACGTAGCGGTGACCGACCCGGGCGTCTTCAACGCGATCGCGTTCTGGTTCGAGCTGCGGCTGGACGAGAACAACGTCCTGAGCACCAGCCCGCACGATGGGACGAAGGGTCAGACTTGGCAGCAGGCGGTGCAGTGGGTCGAGGAGATGAGCGTGCAGGTTGGCGACGTGTTACCGCTCGTCGCCAGTCACGACACCTACGCCATCACCttcgccgtggacgacgcgaggttcCCGCAGCGAGGGATGAGACGCACGGGGGTTCCCCTGTACGACCCGTCGTGGGGCGTGCAGCATGAGCGCGTCAAGGCGGTGAACCATCGGATGGCTCCGACGCTGGTGCAAAACCCGGTCGAATATCGGACcatggcggagacggcggtggcggcgggcgcgaggccgcacgacctcgggctcgacgcggagtCCGGCTCGGACTTTTGCCTCCGCATGATGGGCTGA
- a CDS encoding predicted protein, producing MDDPELKAKARDVFTALTANGASFTEFLDADFSAWRVFFRGLKELSNDQTSALGELAAGGFLGRNDITMSNWGKSVKERSELFKEEFDRFIGLPEVRGALAKDLGMASQAPPASPLAAMRAAASREASPAKENAGDTANDAARHRGTEHSPARAIDGGDGQGASAHHHGSHHPKPPSPPRAAPHPMPPAMMAKTPLRPDAAVEVVTNPSAAAVVVDISATHVPVEHHRERIMAYLSGFENLLASLRVKTDALASAPLVDAPAAVEELRGRLDVALERVAGMIAEESGA from the coding sequence ATGGACGATCCCGAGCTCAAGGCAAAGGCACGCGATGTCttcaccgcgctcaccgccaaCGGCGCCAGCTTCACCGagttcctcgacgcggactTCAGCGCGTGGCGCGTCTTTTTCCGCGGACTGAAGGAGCTGAGCAACGACCAGACCAGCGCGCtgggcgagctcgccgcgggcggcttcCTCGGCAGGAACGACATCACGATGAGCAACTGGGGCAAGAGCGTGAAGGAGCGGTCGGAGCTGTTCAAGGAGGAGTTCGATCGCTTCATCGGCCTGCcggaggttcgcggcgctctgGCGAAGGACCTCGGGATGGCGTCgcaggcgccgcccgcgtcgcccctcgcggcgatgcgcgcggcggcgtcgcgcgaggcgtccCCCGCCAAGGAGAACGCGGGGGACACCGCGAATGACGCGGCGCGGCACCGAGGAACCGAGCACTCGCCCGCCCGtgcgatcgacggcggcgacgggcaggGAGCGTCGGCGCATCATCACGGGTCCCATCATCCCAaaccgccttcgccgccgcgagccgcccCGCATCCGATGCCCCCGGCGATGATGGCGAAGACCCCGctccgccccgacgccgccgtggaggtgGTCACCaacccgtccgccgcggccgtcgtcgtggacATCAGCGCCACGCACGTGCCCGTCGAGCACCACCGCGAGAGGATCATGGCGTACCTCTCCGGCTTTGAGAAtctgctcgcgtcgctgcggGTCAAGACGGATgcgctggcgagcgcgccgctggtggacgcgcccgcggcggtggaggagctcCGGGGGCGGCTAGACGTGGCGCTCGAGCGAGTGGCGGGGATGATCGCGGAGGAGTCGGGGGCGTGA
- a CDS encoding predicted protein, which translates to LALALIRFYRTQISPLTPPACRFVPTCSQYAMDAFRTFGAGKGSLLTFWRLARCTPFGGKGYDP; encoded by the coding sequence ctggcgctcgcgttGATCAGGTTCTACCGAACGCAGATCTCCCCGctcaccccgcccgcgtgcAGATTCGTGCCCACGTGCAGCCAGTACGCCATGGACGCGTTCAGGACGTTCGGCGCCGGCAAAGGTTCACTTCTCACTTTTTGGCGACTGGCTCGGTGCACGCCGTTTGGAGGGAAAGGGTacgacccg
- a CDS encoding predicted protein, translating into MGPPAIISSPALVSALLAFTVAQVAKVFTHWHTTGKLDYGRLVGSGGMPSSHTALVVGLTTSVGLKESLDSSIFAMCLVFSLVVMYDATGVRLHAGRQAEVLNQMIMELPATHPASESRPLRNSLGHTPPEVGVGAIVGLVVGYLHYSIWITQWGP; encoded by the exons ATGGGCCCGCCGGCCATCATAAGCAGCCCGGCGCTCGTCTCCGCGCTTCTGGCGTTCACGGTGGCGCAGGTGGCCAAGGTGTTCACGCACTG GCACACGACGGGTAAGCTGGATTACGGCCGGCTGGTGGGTAGCGGCGGGATGCCCTCGTCTcacaccgcgctcgtcgtcggcctgACCACCAGCGTCGGGCTGAAGGAGAGCCTCGACTCGTCCATCTTCGCGATGTGCCTGGTGTTTTCGCTCGTGGTGATGTACGACGCTACGGGGGTGCGGCTGCACGCGGGGCGGCAGGCGGAGGTGCTGAACCAGATGATCATGGAGCTACCGGCGACGCATCCGGCGAGCGAGTCCCGCCCTTTGCGGAACTCGCTGGGGCACACGCCGCCGGAGGTTGGCGTCGGAGCGATTGTCGGCCTGGTGGTTGGGTACCTCCACTACTCCATCTGGATCACGCAGTGGGGAccgtga
- a CDS encoding Drug/Metabolite transporter superfamily (drug/metabolite), giving the protein MRTEEDVEVGRTHVGAGPGPASIGTSVARRLDLGKPTRARRARWTFGVTNVSPESMLMATAAIWGSYHPTMRLMLTSEDGWETPTPAELNVSRSAITAAMCVAQHLVMRRLSREKNTPTRDGKPDDDDDDEDDDEDRERDRYPNARTPLRGEGRRGRRLVATNGGGDAEGRGSDSEGGGSRRARTTPPTTRAPAAAARSRERSTKRRLFAASAELAALHALTVGLQSCGVDHSSATRASFLATTSTVVVPLFATAFGTPVAKRTWASAAACVLGTALIVSSRTPGSSDYSAALDEDAKDADTTLGDGLILAGAVVWATFLLRISKHARTLPVAPLVIWRNVLMFACYACWWAFDERFFRGGSEHMGFRRGRFSRGRTGSVPIAREAFPWRDNSTTWGRVVFLAVGPGFACSWLQTIAQAKVAAAEAQVLISTQALWGAAWAFAMMGERMAPMGWAGGFAIVAGAVMVADGGRRGRRDKRAAPRGNKSS; this is encoded by the coding sequence ATGCGGACGGAAGAGGACGTGGAGGTTGGTCGCAcccacgtcggcgcgggaccAGGACCGGCGTCGATCGGGACGTCGGTCGCGAGGCGCCTCGACCTCGGCAAaccgacacgcgcgcgccgcgcgcggtggacctTCGGGGTTACGAACGTTTCGCCGGAATCCATGTTgatggccaccgccgccatctgGGGTTCGTATCACCCCACGATGCGGCTGATGCTGACGAGCGAAGACGGTTGGGAGACACCCACGCCCGCGGAGCTCAACGTGAGCCGGAGCGCCATCACGGCCGCCATGTGCGTCGCGCAGCACCTCGTCATGCGACGGCTATCGCGAGAGAAAAACACTCCAACGCGCGACGGCAAgccagacgacgacgacgacgacgaggacgacgacgaggaccggGAGAGGGATCGATACCCGaacgcgcgcacgccgctcCGGGGCGAGGGTAGACGCGGCCGACGCTTGgtcgcgacgaacggcggcggggacgccgagggACGAGGCAGCGActcggagggcggcggatcacgacgcgcgcggacgacgccaccaacgacgagggcgcccgccgccgccgcgcgctcccgcgaACGATCGACGAAGAGGaggctcttcgccgcgtccgccgagctcgcggcgctgcacgCGCTCACCGTCGGGTTACAGTCGTGCGGAGTGGACCACAGCAgcgccacgcgcgccagCTTCCTCGCGACCACGTCGACGGTGGTCGTCCCGCTCTTTGCCACGGCGTTTGGCACGCCGGTGGCCAAACGAACGTgggcatccgccgccgcgtgcgtgcTGGGcaccgcgctcatcgtcTCCTCCAGGACACCCGGCAGTTCCGACTACTCCGCCGCCCTagacgaggacgccaaggacgcGGACACGACGCTGGGCGACGGTTtgatcctcgccggcgccgtcgtctggGCCACGTTTTTGCTCCGGATATCGAAGCACGCGAGGACGCTCCCGGTGGCGCCTTTGGTGATATGGCGGAACGTGTTGATGTTTGCGTGCTACGCGTGTTGGTGGGCGTTCGACGAGAGGTTCTTTCGCGGTGGATCCGAGCACATGGGATTTCGCCGAGGGCGGTTCTCGCGCGGCCGCACAGGGAGCGTGCCCATCGCTCGAGAGGCGTTTCCGTGGCGTGATAACTCGACGACGTGGGGACGCGTCGTGTTCCTGGCCGTCGGACCGGGCTTCGCGTGCAGTTGGCTGCAGACGATCGCGCAGGccaaggtggcggcggcggaggcgcaggtGTTGATCAGCACCCAGGCGCTGTggggcgcggcgtgggcCTTCGCGATGATGGGCGAGAGGATGGCGCCTATGGGTTGGGCCGGCGGgttcgccatcgtcgccggagcGGTCATGGTGGCGgacggagggcgacgcgggcgtcgcgataagagggcggcgccgcgcgggaatAAATCCAGCTGA